From a region of the Salvelinus namaycush isolate Seneca chromosome 40, SaNama_1.0, whole genome shotgun sequence genome:
- the LOC120033325 gene encoding gastrula zinc finger protein XlCGF17.1-like: TGENSYSCSDCGKCFKTSMVLKLHQRTHTGEKREKPYVCSDCGASFSRLGTLKTHQRIHTGEKPYSCSDCGKCFTTSTDLKVHQRTHTGEKPYSCSDCGKCFKTSKELKVHQRTHTGEKPFVCSDCGKCFTTSTDLKFHERTLTGEKPYSCSDCGKCFKTSNKLKVHQRTHTGEKPYVCSDCGTSFSQLSNLKSHERIHTGEKPYSCSDCGKCFKTSTKLEVHRRTHTGEKPYYCSDCVKCFTTSTKLEVHQRTHTGEKPYSCSVEGWACNSNF; the protein is encoded by the exons acaggagagaattcttactcctgctctgactgtggaaaatgcttcaaaacatcaatgGTGCTAAaacttcatcagagaacacacacaggagagaagc gtgaaaagccttacgtctgctctgactgtggggcgagtttctctcgtctgggcaccttaaaaacacaccaacgtatacacacaggagagaagccttactcctgctctgactgtggaaaatgcttcacaacgtCAACTGATCTAAAAGTGCAtcagagaacacatacaggagagaagccttactcctgctctgactgtggaaaatgttttaaaacatcaaaagagctaaaagttcatcagagaacacacacaggagagaagcctttcgtctgctctgactgtgggaaatgcttcacaacatcaactgatCTAAAATTTCATGAGAGAACActcacaggagagaagccttactcctgctctgactgtggaaaatgttttaaaacatcaaataagcttaaagttcatcagagaacacacacaggagagaagccttacgtctgctctgactgtggaactagtttctctcaactttccaacttaaaatcacatgaacgtatacatacaggggagaagccatactcctgctctgactgtggaaaatgcttcaaaacatcaactaaGCTAGAAGTTCatcggagaacacacacaggagagaagccttattactgctctgactgtgtaaaatgcttcacaacatcaactaAGCTagaagttcatcagagaacacacacaggagagaagccttattcctgCTCTGTGGAAGGGTGGGCGTGTAACTCAAACTTCTAG
- the LOC120033328 gene encoding endothelial zinc finger protein induced by tumor necrosis factor alpha-like, with protein VHQRTHTGEKPFVCSDCGTSFSQLSNLKSHERIHTGDKPYSCSDCGKCFKTSTLNVHQRTHTGEKPYVCSDCGTSFSQLSNLKSHERIHTGEKPYSCSDCGKCFKTSKELKVHQRTHTGEKPFVCSDCGTSFSQLSNLKSHERIHTGDKPYSCSDCGKCFKTSTVLTVHQRTHTGEKPYSCSVEGWACNSNF; from the exons gttcatcagagaacacacacaggagagaagcctttcgtctgctctgactgtggaactagtttctctcaactttccaacttaaaatcacatgaacgtatacatacaggagataagccatactcctgctctgactgtggaaaatgcttcaaaacatcaact CTTAacgttcatcagagaacacacacaggagagaagccttacgtctgctctgactgtggaactagtttctctcaactttccaacttaaaatcacatgaacgtatacatacaggggagaagccatactcctgctctgactgtggaaaatgttttaaaacatcaaaagagctaaaagttcatcagagaacacacacaggagagaagcctttcgtctgctctgactgtggaactagtttctctcaactttccaacttaaaatcacatgaacgtatacatacaggagataagccatactcctgctctgactgtggaaaatgcttcaaaacatcaactgtgctaacagttcatcagagaacacacacaggagagaagccttattcctgCTCTGTGGAAGGGTGGGCGTGTAACTCAAACTTCTAG